The Pseudoalteromonas marina genome segment ACTTAGAAATCAAATAATGCAAGTTGAAGAATATTTGCAATTAGATTTACAAAACGAACAATATGCAGGCGTATGGATGCCAAACGCTTTAGCCCGTAAATATCCGTCAGCTAACAAATCACTCGCGTGGCAATACTGATTTCCTTCCTATAAATTAAGTAGTGATCCTGAAACTGGCGAGATACGGCGTCATCACTTCCATCCTACATGTGTTAGGAAAGCGGTTAAAAAGGCATTAAAGCAAACCAATATTACAAAGATTGTGACGCCTCATACCTTTCGTCATTCTTTTGCAACACACTTATTACAAAGTGGAGCAGATATAAGAACGGTGCAAGCTCAGTTAGGTCATACAGATGTTAAAACCACGCAGATTTACACTCATGTTTTACAGCAAGGGGCAAACGGTGTTGTTAGCCCATTAAGCAAAATTTTCTAGCGTAAAACCCGCCATGAGGCAAACAAATGGACAAAACACATATTTTCCAGTAGCAAGAATGTAAATCCATCAAAACCACAATATGCATAAAAACATATCACAAAGTATTTCAATATAGCCTTTTAAAGTGCAGGGACATTTTTTGCAGGGTAACAATAAAACTTTTTATATACCTCTTTTTGTTGCCGCGTACTTTTTCGTGCGTCATAATCTAACGCCTTATTTATTAGCGGACTTTTTATGAACTGGCTTGCGCATTTACCGACTCAACGAACACCTTGGCTTTTATTCACTGCGATTGTTTTTATGCTAGAAGTAACCGCATTGTTTTTTCAATATAAAATGGGGTTAGCGCCCTGCATTATGTGTATTTATCAACGTACCGCGGTGTTAGGATTACTTGGCGCGGGTATTGTTGGGTCAATTAATCCACAAAGTAAAATAGTGCGTATAGTTGCTTACATTGCTTGGGGAGTATCGAGCATTTGGGGGTATTTAATTGCCCGTGAGCACATAGATATGCAAACGACAACAGATCCGTTTGCGTTTAGCTGCGAGTTTGAGCCTAACTTTCCATCGTTTATGCCGCTGCATGAATGGATACCGAGCTTTTTTGAAGCCACTGGCGATTGCGGTAACATAGATTGGGAGTTTTTATCGCTCAGTATGCCGGCTTGGATGGAAATTATTTTTGGGCTATTCGCTCTAACATTTTTTATTGTATTAGGTAGTCGCTTAATACTAAAAAGAACGGTTTAATAATTATGTTTACCTTTTTTTCTAGCCAACTTAAACAGTTGCAACATTTAAAAATACGCGAGAGACAGCTTGTTATAGCACGTTCTTTATCAATGCTGTCACCTACCGACCGTGTATTACTGCGTATTATAAAGATATTACTATTAAGCCCGTTGTTTTTAATATTTACACTTTTTGAAGGTTGGATAATCATTCCCTTTTTAATACTCGGAGGGCTTTTTTATCCGTTATTAACCGCTCCGGTCGATATAAATTTTGCCAGAAAAAACTTAGACGAAGCACTACAACAACATGAAAAGGGCGCTTAGCGCCCTTTTGCTAAAGTTTAACTTTTCCTTCTAACTTACCCATTACTTTTTTGCCAATCCCCTTCACTTTGGCCAAGTCCTCAAGGCTTGTAAATGAACCATTTTCATCTCGGTAATTTACTATTGCTTGTGCTTTCTTTTTACCAATTCCAGGAAGTTTAGCCAACATTTTTGCATCTGCATCATTAATACTTACCGCTTCGATGGGAGCCATAGATTTGCTCACTTCAGGTAATTGCGCGTAAGAGGTAGTAATGGGTAGGATACTTAGCAAACTTGCTATAAGTAAAAGTTTAAATATTTTCATTTATTCGTCCTTATTGTCCATTTTAGAACATATTTATTTTAATTATTAGGGAAGACCATAAATGACAAACGCGAGGCTAGCCACTTTGGAAGTACCTAAATGCATTATCACTTTTATCCGAAATCCTTAAAATGCAGCTGGTACAACCAAGTGATATATTAAATAAAGTTAAGTTACCGTTTTTTGTCAAATTTAAGACACTTAAAAATTACAACTCTGCGCTTGCATATTTACTTGCAAACCTTTACTGTATATAAAAACAGTAATCTTATGGTTTTTTATAAACCACAGTGCCAAGCAAGTTTGCAGGAGAAATCATGGCTGTTGTTGTTAAATATGTTGTAGAACGAAACGGAGTCGAGCGTATGACGTTTACTACTAAGAAAGAAGCTGATGCCTATGACAAAATGCTAGACATAGCAGAATCACTTGAGCTGATGCTAGAAAAAGTAGACGTGCCATTGAGTGAGCAACAAATAGAATCGCTTGCGTTAGAAATAGCAAAAAGTAAAGACGACTTTATGTCGGTACTTAAAGGTGCTAAAGAGCCTACGACTAAAGCGGCAAGTAAAAATAAAAAATCAGATAACGTTGCATCTATTGACGATAACAACGCTAAACAAGCAAGCTAAACATTTTGCAAATAAAAAGGGAGCAACTTAGTTGCTCCCTTTTTTATAGCTTTTATAAAAAACGAATATTAATTAAAGCTCTTTTTCAACTTCATCAAATAACGTTGTTATATCTGAGTTAGGCTCATTGGTTGCTAAACTTACAACTACAATAGCAATACTTGCAAGTATAAAGCCTGGGACAATTTCGTACATTACGCTACTTAAACTTTCACCGTTGATTGTGAATGGGCCGTAAATCCATAGTAAAACAGTAACTGCACCCACAACCATACCTGAAAGCGCACCCGCAAAGTTCATACGTTTCCAGTAAAGGCTAAACAATACAAGCGGTCCAAATGCAGCACCAAAGCCTGCCCATGCATTACTCACTAAGTCTAAAATAGAGCTGTCTCTATCGTATGCGAGGTAAATAGCAAGTATTGCAACAATAGACACACTAATGCGCCCTACTAATACAAGCTCTGCGTCACTGGCTTCTTTACGTAAAAATGTTTTGTAAAAATCTTCAGTTAGTGAGCTTGAGCTTACTAATAGCTGAGACGAAATTGTACTCATTATTGCAGCTAATATTGCCGCAAGTAAAAAGCCAGCAATAAGTGGATGAAACAACAGCTCTGACAGGATCAAGAATATAGTTTCAGGATCATCCACAACTATATTATTTTCATAAGTGTATGCTGCACCAAAAATACCCGTACCTACTGCACCAATTGCAGCGACAATCATCCAAGACATACCAATACGACGTGCTGTTGGCATATCTTTAACACTGCGCACCGACATAAAGCGAACAATGATATGTGGTTGACCAAAGTAACCCAAGCCCCACGCCATTGCTGAAATAATACCTAGCGCAGACCCTGCGCCTATCCAACTTAGCATGTCTGGATTAACACTGTTTAGGGTTGACTGCAGTGGTTGCTCTAATAAAGAGTAAGCTACAGCGGGTACTAAAATAAGTGCTATAAACATAATACAGCCTTGCACGAAGTCAGTTAAGCTAACCGCTAAAAAGCCGCCAAAGAGTGTATACAAAACAACAACACCCGTT includes the following:
- the dsbB gene encoding disulfide bond formation protein DsbB codes for the protein MNWLAHLPTQRTPWLLFTAIVFMLEVTALFFQYKMGLAPCIMCIYQRTAVLGLLGAGIVGSINPQSKIVRIVAYIAWGVSSIWGYLIAREHIDMQTTTDPFAFSCEFEPNFPSFMPLHEWIPSFFEATGDCGNIDWEFLSLSMPAWMEIIFGLFALTFFIVLGSRLILKRTV
- a CDS encoding DUF6170 family protein, translating into MFTFFSSQLKQLQHLKIRERQLVIARSLSMLSPTDRVLLRIIKILLLSPLFLIFTLFEGWIIIPFLILGGLFYPLLTAPVDINFARKNLDEALQQHEKGA
- a CDS encoding ComEA family DNA-binding protein, giving the protein MKIFKLLLIASLLSILPITTSYAQLPEVSKSMAPIEAVSINDADAKMLAKLPGIGKKKAQAIVNYRDENGSFTSLEDLAKVKGIGKKVMGKLEGKVKL
- a CDS encoding YebG family protein encodes the protein MAVVVKYVVERNGVERMTFTTKKEADAYDKMLDIAESLELMLEKVDVPLSEQQIESLALEIAKSKDDFMSVLKGAKEPTTKAASKNKKSDNVASIDDNNAKQAS
- the putP gene encoding sodium/proline symporter PutP; protein product: METGMIISLSLYFVVMLGIGLYAYKQSTSDVSGYMLGGRNLSPSVAALSAGASDMSGWILMGLPGAMFVTGLSSTWIAFGLIAGAWLNYFLVAPRLRVYTEKANDSITIPDYFSNRFNDKSNLLRVVSAVVIIVFFTLYTSSGVVAGGKLFESSFGLSYEMGLYITTGVVVLYTLFGGFLAVSLTDFVQGCIMFIALILVPAVAYSLLEQPLQSTLNSVNPDMLSWIGAGSALGIISAMAWGLGYFGQPHIIVRFMSVRSVKDMPTARRIGMSWMIVAAIGAVGTGIFGAAYTYENNIVVDDPETIFLILSELLFHPLIAGFLLAAILAAIMSTISSQLLVSSSSLTEDFYKTFLRKEASDAELVLVGRISVSIVAILAIYLAYDRDSSILDLVSNAWAGFGAAFGPLVLFSLYWKRMNFAGALSGMVVGAVTVLLWIYGPFTINGESLSSVMYEIVPGFILASIAIVVVSLATNEPNSDITTLFDEVEKEL